One stretch of Caloenas nicobarica isolate bCalNic1 chromosome 2, bCalNic1.hap1, whole genome shotgun sequence DNA includes these proteins:
- the ABHD5 gene encoding 1-acylglycerol-3-phosphate O-acyltransferase ABHD5 produces the protein MAGAAAVALSLAALPAAATAPPLPAPGRHDTAMAEEESSSEGLGWLFSWLPAWCPTSLLHLKEAEDKMLKCITSIYNKRYVYISNGNKIWTLTFSPDFSHKTPLVLLHGFGGGVGLWALNFEDLCENRTIHAFDLLGFGRSSRPHFDTDAQEAENQFVESIEEWRKEVGLEKMILLGHNLGGFLAAAYSLKYPSRVKHLILVEPWGFPERPDNAEHERPIPIWIKALGAILSPFNPLAGLRIAGPFGLSLVQRLRPDFKRKYSSMFDDNTVTEYIYHCNVQSPSGETAFKNMTIPYGWAKRPMLQRIPQMDKDIPITVVYGARSCIDGNSGSTIQSLRPNSYVKTIAILGAGHYVYADQPEDFNQKVKDICDSVD, from the exons ATGGCCGGTGCCGCCGCTGTCGCGCTGTCCCTCGCTGCGCTGCcggccgccgccaccgcccctCCGCTGCCAGCTCCCGGCCGCCACGACACCGCCATGGCCGAGGAGGAGTCCTCCAGCGAAGG GTTAGGATGGTTGTTCAGCTGGCTTCCTGCCTGGTGTCCCACATCACTGCTACACCTTAAGGAGGCTGAGGACAAAATGCTAAAAT GTATTACAAGCATATACAATAAACGATATGTGTATATAtctaatggaaataaaatatggaCACTGACATTCTCTCCGGACTTTTCACATAAAACTCCACTTGTTCTCCTGCATGGGTTTGGAGGAGGTGTTGGACTGTGGGCTCTCAATTTTGAAGATCTTTGTGAGAACAGGACCATTCATGCTTTTGATCTCTTGGGATTTGGACGTAGCAGTAGACCGCACTTTGACACTGATGCTCAGGAAGCAGAAAATCAGTTTGTGGAATCCATAGAAGAATGGAGAAAGGAGGTGGGATTAGAAAAAATGATTTTACTTGGACACAACCTAGGTGGATTCCTGGCTGCTGCTTACTCATTAAAATACCCATCAAG GGTCAAACATCTGATCTTAGTGGAGCCATGGGGTTTTCCAGAGAGGCCTGACAATGCTGAACACGAAAGACCAATTCCAATCTGGATCAAAGCACTAGGAGCTATCTTGAGTCCATTTAATCCGTTAGCTGGGCTGAGGATAGCAGGGCCCTTTG GATTAAGCCTTGTTCAGCGTTTAAGACCAGatttcaagagaaaatattCATCGATGTTTGATGATAACACTGTGACTGAATATATCTATCACTGCAATGTACAGTCACCCAG CGGTGAAACAGCTTTCAAGAACATGACTATTCCTTACGGATGGGCAAAAAGGCCAATGCTGCAACGGATTCCACAAATGGATAAAGACATTCCTATCACTGTGGTCTATGGAGCACGCTCATGTATAGATGGCAATTCTGGCAGCACTATCCAGTCTCTGAGACCAAATTCGTATGTGAAGACAATA GCAATCCTTGGGGCAGGTCATTACGTGTATGCTGATCAACCTGAAGACTTCAACCAGAAAGTGAAAGacatctgtgattctgtggactGA